Proteins co-encoded in one Scylla paramamosain isolate STU-SP2022 chromosome 43, ASM3559412v1, whole genome shotgun sequence genomic window:
- the LOC135093391 gene encoding hyaluronan mediated motility receptor-like, which yields MFSKAKIKRFNEEVGCAPPPTAYNPKLNKKVVAAVSLDKSDRWKEHGQDTPGPGAYTTTTATPSSSSSPKKKMASSSSSNRLNSSTCSNLSSGSSNGFFISPMPPARLTSVGQGGAVGGKDLELQGRIKELTLERDQLKIDIKNLKLRLRGLERERKRQVADAGTDSSDVFLPSLTSEGSQTDEGCLRTSQDAGEDIPPPPPPPSPSSTTALRQALSSTQEELQEAQHTISRLNDEHSDLQHRLEQLQEQPHQVPHDPTLLREQLEHLTQLRDNLEATLLQKEDLIAELRLQLDEVVAEGNQTQQQLQVSLTESRSLRDEAEGRVQGLVARYEALMRQHGQEKEQHREELAKRDIEIELLNGSLSNLNSKVSEYEETLASLQEEVTHRTHRISQLEASVQDLTGVKRERDLKDEELSLKSKEMAHMEETLEEVEGEWRGLLSTLEEEREHMRMLSSKVHKMETELKEKEVLQQFLEKEISAREEEISQSSSRVQELEGELETVRRVALDLQEEAEAKLNEMLALKASVSAKEHDLETQSDLISTLQQEVSQRANETVTLQEKFAAQLGTTSKVEEDLEGKTKEIKRLEEEVSSLKRSLTEKEESLSRLEERSGQVEETNHQLEERVVELMGEISDREAQFVLRLNSMEGEMDELSVKYSEALLDHEATRRVLGQASEELAKETLVRAAAERQAQDLRQQLSDTKAEKEADDAHLKDLVRKYTNLEDALACEEAENRDLEERLEEARAAAAAVRSELTATQTATEGFKTQITQLKIDMRKKCDAVEEMQLCIEALREEKQHLSSVRDNLEETISALHLQASTSEREAEEERVVFRSRIADLENHLKEVEEQVEVEREKAARGKEELTRLEEQLREVEEREREQVERVGQLSGRVEELEADCDGYKDQLRNLETSLQNKTELETHHQETTSVLQTTANTLRQEVEGLVTSLADKTLELQALKDTLTEKDEEMRNLAKEAEERRGDQETIDKLKEELKEMKEALERLEAEQGDTETLRKDMEEWKKKCLHLENMVEPFRAQLDAYEIEKNGLLEQSSAAKDEVDKLSQRYATLLGHQNHKQKIHHVRQLKMDNNQLREEVHKLRQEAERQRKTVRRLEDKLVKGAQSSSSSSKLGDTSRLYAGDKENTATSSNSFFDPPSLSSTPLRPSNRPQRL from the exons ATGTTCTCCAAAGCCAAGATAAAGAGATTCAACGAGGAAGTCG GCTGTGCCCCGCCACCCACTGCTTACAACCCCAAGCTAAACAAGAAGGTGGTAGCCGCTGTGTCCCTCGACAAGTCCGACAGGTGGAAGGAGCATGgacag gACACACCAGGCCCAGGagcttacaccaccaccactgccaccccctcctcctcctcctccccgaagAAGAagatggcctcctcctcctcctccaaccgcCTCAACTCTTCCACCTGCTCCAACTTGTCTTCCGGATCCAGCAACGGATTCTTCATCAGt CCAATGCCCCCTGCTCGCCTTACATCAGTGGGACAAGGAGGAGCTGTAGGAGGAAAGGACCTGGAGTTGCAGGGACGTATTAAAGAACTGACACTGGAGAGAGATCAGCTCAAGATTGATATTAAGAACTTGAAgcttag ACTGAgaggcctggagagagagaggaagaggcaggtggCTGATGCTGGGACTGACTCATCAGATGTATTCCTGCCCTCACTGACCAG TGAGGGAAGCCAGACGGACGAGGGGTGTTTGAGGACGTCACAGGATGCTGGTGAAG ACAtacccccaccaccgccaccaccatcgccgtcCTCCACCACAGCACTGCGTCAGGCACTGAGCAGCACCCAAGAGGAGCTGCAGGAGGCACAGCACACCATCTCACGCCTCAATGACGAGCACAGCGACTTGCAGCACAGACTAGAGCAGCTGCAGGAACAG CCCCACCAAGTGCCCCACGACCCAACACTCCTGAGGGAGCAGCTGGAGCACCTTACACAACTGCGAGACAACCTggaggccacactgctgcaGAAGGAGGACCTCATTGCTGAGTTGAGGCTGCagctggacgaggtggtggCTGAGGGGAACCAGACACAGCAGCAGCTTCAGGTGTCT CTGACAGAAAGCCGCAGCCTGAGGGATGAGGCAGAGGGGCGGGTGCAGGGGCTGGTGGCACGGTACGAGGCGTTGATGAGGCAGCACGGCCAGGAGAAGGAGCAGCACAGGGAGGAGCTGGCCAAGAGAGACATTGAGATTGAACTCTTGAACGGAAGTCTTAGTAATCTCAATAGCAAG GTGTCAGAGTATGAGGAGACCCTGGCCAgcctgcaggaggaggtgaCACATCGCACGCACCGTATCTCACAGCTGGAGGCATCTGTGCAGGACCTCACTGGCgtcaagagggagagggacttgAAGGACGAGGAGCTGTCACTCAAGTCAAAAGAG ATGGCTCACATGGAGGAGAccctggaggaggtggagggggagtggaggggcCTTCTATccacactggaggaggagagggagcacaTGAGGATGCTAAGCTCAAAAGTTCACAAGATGGAGACAgagttgaaggaaaaagaggtcCTGCAGCAATTTCTGGAGAAGGAAATATCAgctagagaggaggag ATAAGCCAGTCCTCCTCAAGGGTGCAGGAACTTGAGGGGGAGCTGGAGACAGTGAGACGTGTGGCCCTTGACCTGCAGGAGGAGGCTGAGGCCAAACTGAATGAGATGCTTGCCCTGAAGGCTTCCGTGAGTGCCAAAGAGCATGACCTTGAGACCCAGAGTGACCTTATCTCCACACTGCAGCAggag GTGAGCCAGAGAGCTAACGAGACTGTGACCCTGCAGGAGAAGTTTGCAGCACAGCTAGGCACGACCtcgaaggtggaggaggacctGGAGGGGAAGACTAAGGAG atCAAGAGACTGGAGGAAGAAGTGTCCAGCCTCAAGAGAAGCCtcacagagaaggaggaaagtctCTCCCGACTGGAGGAAAGATCAGGCCAGGTGGAGGAAACCAACCACCAGCTGGAGGAGAGAGTGGTGGAGCTCATGGGGGAGATTAGCGACCGGGAGGCTCAGTTTGTGCTCAG ACTAAACAGCATGGAGGGGGAGATGGACGAACTTAGCGTCAAGTACTCGGAGGCCCTGCTAGACCACGAGGCCACAAGGCGGGTGCTGGGCCAGGCCTCGGAAGAGCTGGCCAAGGAGACGCTGGTGAGGGCAGCAGCTGAGAGGCAGGCACAGGACCTCAGGCAGCAGCTCAGTGACACgaaggcagagaaggaggcTGATGACGCACACCTGAAGGATCTTGTTAGGAAGTACACGAATTTAGAAGATGCTCTGG cATGTGAAGAAGCAGAGAATAGGGACTTggaggagaggctggaggaggcaagggcggcagcagcagcagtgaggtCCGAGTTGACAGCCACACAGACAGCCACGGAGGGCTTCAAGACACAGATCACACAGCTTAAg aTCGACATGAGGAAGAAGTGTGATGCAGTGGAGGAAATGCAGCTGTGTATTGAGGCGCTGCGGGAGGAAAAACAGCATCTTTCCTCCGTCAGAGACAACCTGGAGGAAACTATCTCCGCCCTCCACCTCCAGGCTTCCACCAGCgagagggaggcggaggaggagcgcGTGGTCTTCCGCTCAAGGATTGCAGACCTGGAGAACCacttgaaggaggtggaagagcagGTGGAGGttgagagggagaag GCTGcgagaggcaaggaggagcTGACCCGCCTGGAGGAGCAGCtgcgggaggtggaggagagggagagggagcaggtGGAGCGCGTGGGACAGCTGagtggaagggtggaggagcTAGAAGCGGACTGCGACGGATACAAGGATCAGCTGAGGAATcttgag ACCTCCTTACAAAACAAGACAGAACTGGAGACCCACCACCAGGAGACAACCTCAGTGCTACAGACCACTGCCAACACACTGCGGCAGGAGGTAGAGGGCCTTGTCACCTCCCTGGCAGACAAGACCTTGGAACTGCAGGCCCTCAAAGATACACTGActgagaaggacgaggagatgAGAAATTTGGCAAAG gaggctgaggagaggagaggagaccaGGAGACCATTGATAAACTGaaggaggaactgaaggagatgaaggaggcactggagag GCTAGAGGCGGAGCAGGGGGACACGGAAACGCTGAGGAAGGAcatggaggagtggaagaagaagtGCCTCCACCTTGAGAACATGGTGGAGCCCTTCAGA GCCCAGCTGGATGCCTATGAAATAGAGAAGAATGGCTTGTTGGAGCAGAGCAGTGCGGCCAAGGATGAGGTGGACAAGCTGAGCCAGAGGTACGCCACTCTGCTGGGCCACCAGAACCACAAGCAGAAGATTCACCACGTCAGGCAGCTCAAGATGGACAACAACCAGCTGAGAGAG GAGGTGCACAAGTTACGGCAGGAGGCAGAACGGCAACGCAAGACAGTTCGACGTTTGGAGGACAAATTGGTGAAGGGTGCCcagtcatcctcctcttcctcaaaacTCGGGGATACTTCAAGACTCTACGCTGGAGACAAGGAGAACACAGccacctcctccaactccttctTTGatcctcccagcctctcctccactcctctgaGGCCAAGCAACAGACCACAGAGACTttga